One part of the Microbacterium saperdae genome encodes these proteins:
- a CDS encoding TetR/AcrR family transcriptional regulator yields the protein MTEEDARERILAAAEELYYRKGYAAVGMDELRQSAGVSLRRLYGLFPAKNDIVAAVLARKHAEWESGLSTAVADAGDDPRARLLAVYGYLEDWFCTDSFRGCAFINAFGELGGTHPEVAAVVRAHKASFQAYMAGLVAEIGAPAALAAQLSILAEGAQSTAAISADPQVAVQARGAAEVLIDAAVPTRV from the coding sequence ATGACCGAAGAAGACGCCCGCGAACGCATCCTCGCCGCCGCCGAGGAGCTCTACTACCGCAAGGGCTACGCGGCTGTCGGCATGGACGAGCTGCGCCAGAGCGCCGGTGTGTCGTTGCGTCGCCTCTACGGACTGTTCCCCGCCAAGAACGACATCGTCGCCGCGGTGCTCGCGCGCAAGCACGCCGAGTGGGAATCCGGGTTGTCGACGGCGGTGGCGGATGCCGGAGACGACCCCCGTGCGCGGCTGCTGGCGGTGTACGGCTACCTGGAGGACTGGTTCTGCACCGACAGTTTCCGCGGCTGCGCATTCATCAATGCGTTCGGCGAGCTGGGAGGCACCCACCCCGAGGTCGCTGCGGTCGTGCGCGCGCACAAGGCATCGTTCCAGGCGTACATGGCCGGACTGGTCGCCGAGATCGGCGCTCCTGCCGCGCTCGCTGCGCAGCTGTCGATCCTCGCCGAGGGAGCGCAGAGCACCGCGGCGATCTCCGCTGATCCGCAGGTCGCGGTGCAGGCCCGCGGCGCTGCCGAGGTGCTGATCGACGCCGCCGTCCCCACGCGGGTCTGA